A segment of the Saccharomyces kudriavzevii IFO 1802 strain IFO1802 genome assembly, chromosome: 2 genome:
TAGCCATTGGAGATTTGGCACAACATATGAGTTGGAACCAGTACAAAGCGCTTCTTAGAAGATATATTTCTATGTTAAAGACCAAACCAACTCAAATGAAGCAAGCCGTATTGTTAATTGTTCAACTCTCAGTTCCGCTGAGAGAAACTCTTCGTACTGTTAGAGGCGAGACTGGATCAAAGTCCAGTTTGAGCAAATTTCCCTCCAATTTAGAAGAGCCAACCAATTTTATCACGAAAGAGCTATACCCCGcactttcaaagattctgGGTACAAGAGACGATGAAACTATCATTGAGAGGATGCCTATTGCAGAGGCCCTTGTCAATGCTGTATTGGGACTCACGAATGATGACATTgtcaattttcttccaagtATATTAACGAATATTTGCCAAGTTTTAAGAAGTAAATCCGAAGAATTAAGAGATGCTGTGAGAGTGACTTTGGGCAAAATAAGTACCATCCTAGGTGCTGAGTACCTTGTCTTCGTGATAAAAGAGTTAATGGCCACCTTAAAACGTGGTTCTCAGATTCATGTATTGAGTTACACTGTCCACTACATACTTAAGAGTTTACAAGGAGTATTAAAACATTCTGACCTGGATGCGTCTTCCAGTATGATTGTTAAGATCATTATGGAAAACATCTTCGGTTTTGCGGGTGAGGAAAAAGATTCTGAGAATTATCACAcaaaagtgaaagaaatcaagaGTAATAAAAGTTATGATGCGGGTGAAATTCTCGCCTCAAATATTAGCTTGACGGAGTTCGGGACATTGCTATCTCCTGTGAAGGCTTTGTTGGCGGTTAGAATCAATCtgagaaatcaaaataaattaAATGAGTTATTGAGACGATACTTACTGGGTCTAAATCATAATAGTGATTCTGAGTCAGAAGACATCCTCAAGTTTTGTCACCAGCTTTTCCAGGAGTCAGAGGCAAGCAACTTTACCCAAAAGCCTAAGAGGAATATGAGACCGGAGGTGgacgaaaaagaagattttttcctGGTGAATTTGAACTCGAAGTCATACACCATCAATTCGCATAACTCTCTTTTGAGTAGCactttacaaaaatttgCTTTGGATTTGCTAAGAAACGTAATAGCTAGACATCGCTCCTTTTTGACCGTCTCGCACCTGGAGGGTTTTATTCCATTCTTAAGAGATGCGTTActttctgaaaatgaaggtGTGGTAATCAGCACCTTACGTATTCTTATTACATTAATCAAATTAGAGTTTTCGGATGAATCTAGcgaaatcttcaaaaattgcGCAAGAAAGGTGCTAAACATTATCAAAGTTGCTCCTTCAACCTCAAGTGAACTATGCCAAATGGGTTTGAAATTCCTTTCCGCTTTCATACGTCACACGGATGCAACGTTGAAAGACACCGCGTTGAGTTACGTATTAGAGAGGGTTTTGCCTGACTTGAACGAACCGAGCAGACAGGGTCTTGCCTTTAACTTTCTAAAAGCTCTCGTTTCAAAGCACATTATGCTTCCGGAACTCTATGATATCATGGATAGTACCAGGGAGATTATGGTCACAAatcattcaaaagaaattagagACGTATCGAGGAGCGTCTACTATCAATTCTTAATGGAATACGACCAAAGTAAGGGCCGTTTGGAGAAACAGTTCAAGTTTATGGTGGACAATTTAGAGTATCCTACTGAATCCGGTCGTCAATCAGTAATGGAATTGATTAATTTAATCATCACAAAAGCGAACCCTGCTTTACTATCAAGattatcttcttccttctttttggcACTAGTGAATGTCTCCTTTAATGATGATGCGCCGAGATGTCGTGAAATGGCTTCAGTTTTACTTTCTACGATGCTTCCAAAACTTGAAAGTAAAGACCTCGAAAtagttgaaaaatatgtaGCGGCTTGGCTGAAACAAGTTGAGAATGCGTCCTTTTTGAATCTGGGGTTGAGAATTTATAAGAtctatttgaaaagtattGGATTCGGTCATAATGCGAACTTGGACGAGCTTGCCATTAAGCGTATAAGATATGTGCTAACAGACACGTCTGTAGGATCAAAACACGAATGGGACCTTGTATATTCAAGTCTGAATACATTTTCGTCATACTTGGAAGTTTCAGAGAGTGTCTACAGGCATGATTTCAAGGACATATGGGATGGTATCATCACATGTCTGTTATATCCGCACTCATGGGTCCGTCAATCTGCGGCAAACCTCGTTCGTCTACTgataaacaataaaaataagcTGGAGGTGCCACTGAACGATTTGGAAATTCAAACCATTGCAACAAGAATCCTCCATCAATTGGGTGCACCTTCTATTCCAGAAAGTCTCGCTAACGTTTCGATAAAAACGTTGGTTAATATTAGTACCTTATGGAAAGATGAGCACACGGCATTTGTTATGGATGTACCGAAGAAAACTGAAGAGGAACCCAAATACGCTACTGCGATTGACTTCATGGTAACTCGAATCGGTGGTATTATTAGGTCAGATGAACACCGTATGGATTCCTTTATGTCAAAGAAGGCATGTATTCAACTACTGGCTTTATTAGTTCAAGTTTTAGATGAAGGTGAAGTAATTGCAGAGGGTGAAAAGATATTATTACCGTTATATGGTTACCTAGAGACTTATTATTCAAGAGCAGTTGATGAAGAGCAGGAAGGACTACGCACTCTTGCCAACGAGTGTTTACAAATACTAGAAAACAAGCTTCCAGTTTCCGAGTTTACGAGAATATATACTGCTGTCAAACAAACAGTGTTAGAGAGAAGgaaggaaagaagatcTAAGAGGGCAATTTTGGCTGTTAACGCGCCACAACTATCTGCTGATAAAAAGTTAAGAAAGCATGCCAGATCCagagaaaagaggaagcatgaaaaggatgaaaatggTTACTATCAAAGACGTaacaagaggaagagggCCTAATTATAGTAGTAACATATTGAACATGTACAGTAGTagattgaaatttcatttttaatgCCAGAGCAAGTATTTAGTCTCTCCATTAGTTGAGACATCTATTTGGTTATTTAATTCAttttaataattttttccttattaaTAGTTATACTATACACTGCACCTAATAAAACGATACTATTTTATAAAACTGTTAGAAAAAAGACACCAGTCTTTCTCATATGACCTACATTAAACCCCGAAACGTCAAGAATGTTTGTTTTGCTTTGTTTTTTAGAACACGATTGTTACAATTCTTGAGAAGCTTTGGTAGTCTTGGCGGACTTCTTTGGCAACAAGTTTTGATGAATGTTTGGCAAGACACCACCTTGAGCAATGGTGACGTTACCCAACAACTTGtttaattcatcatcatttctGATAGCCAATTGCAAATGTCTTGGAATTATTCTGGTCTTTTTGTTATCTCTAGCGGCGTTACCAGCCAATTCCAATATTTCTGCGGCCAAATATTCTAAGACGGCGGTCAAATAGACAGGAGCACCAGAACCAATTCTTTGAGCGTAGTTACCTTTTCTCAAAAGCCTGTGAACTCTACCGACTGGGAAGGTCAAACCAGCTTTAGCAGATCTAGATTGAGAAGCTTTAGCAGCTGAACCAGCTTTACCACCTTTACCACCGGAcattatatattatatttgcGTTTGTTTTGTGCTTATTTGCCTCTAcatcaaaaacaagaaatgtATAGAAATATCTAAATGTAGGAAACaaatgcaagaaaaatatgtcGTAACCGAAAGCGAGAGGAAGTAAAGGAGACTTCAATTGAGGGAACACTTaagcttttgaaaagagcaCACTTCTCCATCCTTTATATAGAACCTATCTTCATTGTCGCTACTTACATCGAAGCCTATATATTTAAACCGCAGAACAATCGAAAATAGGCAGCGTGTCGCGACTACGGTTGAAGTTCATCTGTTCTATAAAATTCGCACCACTCCAAGAAATAATGGGAACGCTTTCCGCGTGGTCTGTGCCCAACGCTTCGCCTAATAACGTGCTGTTCTCAAAATTTCGCCTATCCTCGGGATCACAAGTATAATGAGCTTCTGGTAAATCGCGTTTCCCAAAAGAAGCCATCAAGCAACGCGTTAAACAATATGGGAACGTCGTTTGCCATATATAAGCATACTGAATTGATGTGCTgttattgaaaagttcTAATTATCTTTTAAGAGCAAGTGTAGTTTAGGGTTTGAGCAACTTATCTTGTCTAATTTGTCCTTGTTTTCTCAGTACGTTCagactttttcatttaagATAATCTAACTTCTGTGTACATAAACCAAGAACTTCCCTTAAAAGTGATATAAATATGTCCTCTGCTGCTGAAAAGAAACCTGCTTCTAAAGCCCCAGCTGAAAAGAAGCCAGCTGCCAAGAAAACGTCTACTTCTACCGATGGTAAGAAGAGATCTAAAGCTAGAAAGGAGACCTACTCTTCCTACATTTACAAAGTTTTGAAGCAAACTCACCCAGACACTGGTATTTCTCAAAAGTCCATGTCCATTTTGAACTCTTTCGTTAAcgatatctttgaaagaatcgCTACTGAAGCTTCTAAATTAGCTGCCTATAACAAGAAGTCCACTATATCTGCAAGAGAGATTCAAACCGCTGTGAGATTGATCTTGCCAGGTGAATTGGCCAAGCATGCTGTCTCCGAAGGTACTAGAGCTGTTACCAAGTACTCTTCCTCTACCCAAGCCTAAgtcatttttctcaattttAATACTTagttattgtttttttattggcatttttgatatattgTAGCATTAGGGTTCTGTCGTCCAGATATGATTAGAAAGGGTCTAATCAATCAACCTCCTGAAGGGAGTTGTATAAGGTATATAACATtataaacgaaaaaaaacgGGAAGGAAACTTGTAAAAAGCCATTACTAAATTGCTCTCTGGAACTCTTTTAGAAATACACCCTATTTAAGTTTACTACATAAGTACTTTACTgagatattttcttcaaaacaaCATCGATCTTATCTTGGGCAGTTTGATGCTTATCAGTCCTAGTCCCGACACGAATATCAGTGTGCACTCTAACATACCCCTTTTCATGACCGTATTCATGAATTTCGCCAATCAAACCCATCACTTCATCCCAAGGTCCTTCAATGGTTGTACCAGCACTGTGTAAAGTGCTCTTTAATGAGCTCtctctgatttttttttcaatcagCGCAACAAAGTCAGATATGCTAGCAGAATCGGTGCCAATAGGAACCATACACACATCAGCTAAACAAAAGATCTTGGGCATTCTGAAACTCAAAGTTTATGTGATTCGAAGTGTGAACGTGAATGCAGTGACAAAGAGTCTTAATTCCTAGatctttcattttgaagataatTGTGGGTTCCCGTCAATTgtattctcttttttttttacggAACAAGGACAAGACCCCGTGCCTTTACGACCCCTGAAAGAAAACGTAAAGGAGCCAGCCATACAAGTcaattttaaaaattgAGCAATAAGGACTAAAATTCAGAGCTCAAATTCGGGCgtgaaaatgaactttAATCTTCAATACAAACTTGTGTGGAAATTACtgattgcaaaaaaaaaagctgtGATTCTAGTattggtttcttctttcGAGAGAAATATTGATAACATCTATTATATaacaaaaagtaaaaattgaatattaAAAAACAGATTACACAGTGAACTGTCATGTTTTATTCTGCTTCAACTCTAAAGTAAGCCATTATAATTGCTGCTTTGAACACGGCAATTTAAGAACTGGCCTCTACGCATATATATGAAAAGGTTTGGGaggttttatttttaagCAACTGTTCTTGGCTTCCTTCAATCAACAAACGCGTAAGCAATTATGTGGGAAGCAGAACGATATATTGTGCCAGttaatcaagaaaataaaaagatccttcatttttaatttaGGTTAATTTTATAATGGACAAAAAATGCTTGGTTTCATTTTATATCTTTTCGCATAAAATATTTAAATCAACAAATAGTTGAAGTTGCACGTTCTCGACGGTTTTATAGAGTATTCTAGTTGTCAAAAAAGCTCTCTACCcacttctttcttttgaaaagtctCACTAGATATGTAACCCCCCGAGTCGatcaagaataaagttGACTTAACTTGTTCAAACTAAAAACAAGATTACCCTTTATTTAAGTGAACAAgtaaagaaatatttaaaGTCTCCAAACAATCACTCATATCCGACACGATTCCATTCATAATTGCATCTAAAGTTTTGGGTAACCAGGTAAGTTTGACTATACTATTCTGAAGCTTAAAGAGCATCAAGATAGTCCTCAATCTTATTTATAGAATGGGAAGGGCGGTTGTACATAAAATGACATCATAAATACGAGTAGCACCGCACATAAGTGCtgtagaaaaaaaaaatagaaagcACAAGTCCTTCCTTTACTTCACCACAGGAAAACCTCCTAAATAAAACATGAAAGACTCAGTGAGTGCGTGTTTAACTATCaccaataagaaaaatgatcttccttaaaaaaatgatcttCCTTCTTCAGGCATGGGCAATTAATAattataaaataaaaataataagtcTGGTCAcatgaaatttttaaagaaaatattattgcttgaataaattttcaggaata
Coding sequences within it:
- the HTB2 gene encoding histone H2B (similar to Saccharomyces cerevisiae HTB2 (YBL002W); ancestral locus Anc_3.207), producing the protein MSSAAEKKPASKAPAEKKPAAKKTSTSTDGKKRSKARKETYSSYIYKVLKQTHPDTGISQKSMSILNSFVNDIFERIATEASKLAAYNKKSTISAREIQTAVRLILPGELAKHAVSEGTRAVTKYSSSTQA
- the ECM15 gene encoding Ecm15p (similar to Saccharomyces cerevisiae ECM15 (YBL001C); ancestral locus Anc_3.206): MPKIFCLADVCMVPIGTDSASISDFVALIEKKIRESSLKSTLHSAGTTIEGPWDEVMGLIGEIHEYGHEKGYVRVHTDIRVGTRTDKHQTAQDKIDVVLKKISQ
- the HTA2 gene encoding histone H2A (similar to Saccharomyces cerevisiae HTA2 (YBL003C); ancestral locus Anc_3.208); its protein translation is MSGGKGGKAGSAAKASQSRSAKAGLTFPVGRVHRLLRKGNYAQRIGSGAPVYLTAVLEYLAAEILELAGNAARDNKKTRIIPRHLQLAIRNDDELNKLLGNVTIAQGGVLPNIHQNLLPKKSAKTTKASQEL